The genomic interval TCCCCAAACAACCTCAGATCGCCCCCCAAAAGAAGGTTTTGGGTTGTTCAAACCCCCCTCAGCTGCTGGCCCAGGTGTGTGGGAGGGGTCTCccaacacagcccagcccctcctcactgAATGCCCCTCTGCCAGTGTGGGGGACCCCCCTGAACCCTAAAACAGGGATCCCCAGTGGGCCAAAACCATCCGAGATGCCCCAAAAAAGGGACCTGGGTGCTTCCTACAGATCTGGGACCCAAAAAAAAGGGACCCCAACCCCTCACCCAACCCCCTCCCAGTTGCCTAGGAATCCACAGGTGTCCCCTTTCCCCCAAAGGTCTGAGACCCCCCCCCACCAAAAGGGATCTGAGATGCCCCAAAAAATGGACCCAGGTGCTCCCTACAAatctgggaccccaaaaaaggGACTCCAACCCCTCACCCATAAAGGGTCCCAATCACCCAGGAGCCCACAAGTGTCCCGCCTCCCCCAAAAAGGGATCtgagaccccccaaaaatggaTCCAAGCCCCCCCTAAAACGGTTCTgaaccccccgggacccctcctCAGCACCCCCCGATCCCCACCTTGATGCTCCAGTAGTGATGGCGGAaggggctgcggggccggggggccATGGGGGCCCCGTGCAGGATTTTGGCCGCGCGTTTGGCCGCTCGCTTGTCCCGGAATTCCACCCAGCCCTCGGCGAACGCCACGGCCGGGGGCCCTcccgggcgctgccgccgccgccgcacgGAGCCTCCTGCGGGAACGGGGAGGGGGCGCTGAGACCCCcgggagggctgagccccccacCCAAGGGTGCTGAACCCGCCCCCCCCCGGCTCCATTGGTGTCAGCGGGGCTGATCCCCAAATTCTGTACCTGCCTGTGGGGacccctccctttccccattGCTGGGGGTCCCCTGGCACCCCGGGGCTGCGGGaaaacacccccagaccccccctccctcccccgggacccccggacTCACCGTGGGGCTGCAGGAagaccctgcccagctccccgtGCGGCCGCAGCAGCGCCCGGGCCTGGCGGGGCCCGAAGCCcggggggaggaaggacaaatAAATGACCCCCGGTACCACCGGCTTTGAGGGGGGGTCCGAGGGGGCCTCGGCGGCGGGAGAGCCCTCGGGAcgctcctcttcttcctcctttccttcctcttcctcctttccttcctcttcttccccctccatttcttcctcttcttcctcctcctcttcttcttctttttcctcctccttttcttcctcttcctcttcttcctcctcttcttcttcctcctcttcctcgccCCTCCCGTGCGGGTCCCGCTCGGCCCCAGCCATGGCCCCTGCGATGGGCAAGAGGGAGTTAAAATGAAGTGACCCCCCCAGGGCCCTCCCCACCCCTTTCCAGGCTCTGCCGCACCCCGAAttccccccgggacccccaaaatcgccccccgggcccccccggTCCCGCACCCGCACAACGCGGCCGGCCGCAGTCGTAAAACACCAACACAGCCGTAAAGCACCGCTAGCAGGGGGCGGGGTGTCGCGAAAAAGCCGTAAAGCGCGGAGGGGCGTGGCCGAGCCTTAGGGGGCGTGGTTACACCAGGAGGGAGCGTTGCTCAAATGCGGGGGCGTGGCCTGGCGGTGGCGAGAAGCGCGCGCTGCGGTTTTGGCGGGAACGGCTGAGGCGGAGTTTTGGCGGGAAAGGCCCCGCCCGCTCTGGGGCCTCTCGAACCCCgcccctgccacagcccccgGACCCACTGACCCCTGCCCGGACCCACTGAACCCCTCCGGGACCCACTGACCCCTGCCCGGACCCACTGATCCCCTCCGGGACCcactgaccccccccccccccccaatgtcccctccttgtcccctcAGAGCTCTCCATGGTGCGTTCACCCCCACCACATcccccacagagcccccctGTGCCTGTCCAtggccccctcagccccctcaatgtccccacagccccccaggaTCCTCCTCaggtccccagagccccccccaCACGagtccccctgagccccccccgTGCCTGGTGCTCATCTGGTGctggggggggggtcctggcTGCAGATGAGCAGTGGATTATCCCCCCGCCCCCCCATAATCCCACAGCTGGGGGGGATTAGAGCCCTCCcgaccccccccaaaccccccgagGGCTCAGCCCCACATGGGACCCTCTGGGGATGTGTTCGGGGGGGGGGTGGGCACCCCTAATCCCCCtcacccccccctccccaataATTAACATCTGGTttaattggggggggggggggctgggagctgcGGGAGTTTGGCCAAGCCGGGATTGGGGGGTGAGGGGTGGAGccctccccctcccttccccatcaGCATCTGGAGGGACCCCGAggggggggaactgggggggatttgggggggccAGGACAGAGGCAGCCCCCACCCGCAGTCCCCAGcggctgcacagggacaggagcaccCACGGGCCAGGTGAGCGGGATGGGGGCACGGGGACCCCGAActggggggtgctggggacccccaaacctccctccggggtggggacagagccccCTGCCCCATGGGGGGGCTGCCCCCCTCattgggggtgtccctgcctcATGGGCTGTCATTagcccctccccatccccaacAGGGTGTCCCCCCACCCCAATGGGTGCCACCCCCCACCCCTCACCCCCTGGGTGTCCTCTCTGTaaccccctctgtcccctccttgtGTCCCTGTGACCCCCCCTGGTCCCTGGGGTACCACCCCCACCCCACAGGTACTGACCCCTGCCCCACGGGGTGCCACCAccactgcccaccctgctgACCCCCCCCAGtgaccctcctgtccctgtgcccccctggcaCCCACCCTGCCCCACAGGGAACCACCTCTGCCCCATGGGGTGCCACCCCCACCCCACCGTGCCAccactgcccaccctgctgtccccgtgCCCCACAGAGGGTCACCTCTGCCCCCCATCACCCCCTAACCCCCCTCTTTGCCCCCAGCCCACCATGCCAGCCCCACTGGTGGCCCTGCTGgtggccctgctgtccctgtgcccgcCGTGCCGCTGCCCCCCGGCGCCCACCCAGCCCCACGCCATCCGTCTGGAGGGTGACCTGACTCTGGGGGGGCTGTTCCCGGTGCacgcccgcggccccgccggggTGCCCTGCGGGCCGGTCAAGAAGGAGAAGGGCATCCACCGGCTGGAGGCCATGCTGTACGCGCTGGACCGCGTCAACGGCGACCCGCGCGTGCTGCCCAACCTGACGCTGGGCGCCCGCATCCTCGACacctgctccagggacacctaCGCGCTGGAGCAGGCGCTGAGCTTCGTGCGCAGCCTCCTGCCCCCTGAGGGGGGCGAGGGCAGCTGCCCCGACGGCTCGGCCCCGCGCCGGCCCCCGCCCGAGCGCCTGGTCGGGGTCATCGGGGCGTCCGCCAGCTCCGTATCCATCATGGTGGCCAACGTGCTGCGGCTGTTTGCGGTGGGTTGGGGGCActtgggggcactggggacatggagggacattGAGGACATGAGAGGACATTGGGGCATGGGGGGACATTGGTGactctgccagctctgtgtccaTCATGGTGGCCAATGTGCTGCGGCTGTTCGCGGTGGgttgggggcactgggggtgttggggacGTGGAAGAGCATTGGGGCATGGGGGGGTCACTGTGGAcatggggggacattggggcatggggggacattgggacatggggggacattggtgtctctgccagctctgtgtccaTCATGGTGGCCAACGTGCTGCGGCTCTTCACGGTGggttggggggatttggggaccttggggacatggagggacattGAGGACATGAGGGGCATTGAGGACatggggggacattgggacatggggggacattggggtatGGAGGGACACTGGGGCATGGGGGGACATTGGTGTCTCTGCCAGCTCCGGGGCCATCATGGTGGCCAACGTTCTGCAGATCTTCATGGTGGgttggggagatttgggggcgttgggggtgttggggacatggaggggcatttggggacatggaAGGGCCTTGGGGGCATGGAGGGGACATGGGCAGCAGTGGTGCCTCTGCCAGCTCCGTGGCCATCATGGTGGCCAATGTCCAGCGGCTCTTTGTGGTCACTGGGGTCGTTGGGGACGTTGTGGGGCTGTTGGGGACGTTGGGGGAATGTGGGGGGTGTGTTGGCTGGGGGGACCCtgaggggacacgggacagtgctgtccccacagtgtcctcATGGTGTCCACTCCCTCCCTGTGAGGGGGGGCCTGGACACCTggtccccctctgtccccccccccaacccccccggGTCCCTTCCAGAaccttccccccctcccccctgggTGTTACCCACAATCCCCTGGGACGGCAGCAAATGGCCCAGGGGGATTAGGGGGGattagggacagggacagggaagggggGGTCCCACAGTGCCAGGTCCCCCTGGGTGTCACCCGGGTCTCCCCCCGCATGTCCCTCTTGTCCCCAGCCTCgaggctgagccccccctgccccctcactctccccaatgtccccaatgtccccccagaCCACTCCTGCATCAACAGCTCCACACTGACCCCCCCATAGCCCCTCACCCCAATCTCCCCAtggccccacagtgtccccaacccccacaatgtccccatgtccctaaCCCTGTTAGGGATACCCCTGTGTCCCTAATGTTCCCAATTTCCCCCTGTCCCTGACATACCCTGatgtccccatccctgacccgccccaatgtccccaatgtgtccctgtccctgacatGTCCCCAATACCTCCTGCTCCCAACATGTctctgatgtccccaatgtccccacgtGTCTgacatgtccccagtgcccccagatCAGCTGCACATCCATGTCCCTTGAGCCATCAgatccctgtgtgtccccaaaccccccaatgtccccctgtccctgacACGTCCTCATGTCCCCAGATCTCCCAGATCCCCCACGCCTCCACGGCCCCCAAGCTGTCAGacctctgtgtgtccccatgtccctgacTCATCTCaaatgtccccctgtccctgacacattcctgatgtccccagtgtccccctgtccctgacACGTCCCTGTGTCCGcaatgtccccctgtccctgacATGTCCCTgacatgtccctgtgtccccagatCCCCCAGATCAGCTATGCCTCCACGGCCCCCGAGCTGTCAgacccctgtgtgtccccaaaccccccaatgtccccctgtccctgacacgcccccaatgtccccaatgtccccagatCCCCCAGATCAGCTACGCCTCCACGGCCCCCGAGCTGTCGGACCCCGGGCGTTACGAGTTCTTCTCGCGGGTGGTGCCTCCGGACTCGTACCAGGCGCAGGCCATGGTGGCCGTGGTGCGGGCGCTGGGCTGGAGCTACGTCAGCACGCTGGCCTCCGAGGGCAACTACGGCGAGAGCGGCGTCGAGGCCTTCGTGCAGAGCTCCCGCGAGGCTGGTGGGCTgtactgggctgtgctgggttgtactgggctgtgctgggctatACTGGGTTgtactgggctgtactgggctgtactgggctgtactgggttGTACTGGGTTGTATTTGGTTATACTGGGTTATATTGGGTTgtactgggctgtactgggctgtactgggttATATTGGGTTgtactgggctgtactgggttGTACTTGGTTATACTGGGTTATATTGGTTTGAACTGCGTTGTACTGGGTTGTACTGGTTTGAACTGGGTTGTACTGCATTGTACTGTGTTGTACtagggcactgggagcactgaaaggacactgggttatactgggagcactgggaggggcactgggagcattGGGAGGAGCACTGAGTTATACTGGGAAGCACTGGGCCATACTGGGATGTACTGGGAGGGTGAAGGAAGGGGGAGGTTCTGAGGCCGGGGCAGGGAGGGCGATCCCCATCCACACTGGTCCATACCGGTCCGTACCGGtctgtactggtttatactggtccgtactggggCAGGGGGCCTGTGCATCGCCCAGTCCATCAAGATCCCGCGGGAGCCGAAGCCAGGGGAGTTCGCCAAGGTCATCGGGCGCCTGATGGAGACGTCGACCGCGCGCGGGGTCGTGCTCTTCGCCAACGAGGACGACATCCGGTGAGAccagtgcatcccagtgcaCACCAGTGCGCCCCAGTGCACACCAGTACACAGCAGTCCTGCCCCAGTctctccccagcctgctggagtttatcccagtccatcccagtccctctggGCGCACACCAGTATGCACCAGTACACACCAGTCCTGCCCCAGActgccccagtccctccccagcactCCTCAGCATGCCAgagttcatcccagttcattCCAGTCCAGTCAGGTCCCCTCCCAGTAGCTCCCCAGTCCAACCCAGTGGCCTCCCAGTCCTTCACAGTCCCTCCCAGGAGCCTCCACTGTTCATCCCAGTAGCTGCCCAACCCATTCCAGTGCCTCCCAGTTACCTCCCAGTGCCCTTGAGTCCATCTCAGTAgctcccagtctatcccagtagACCCCAGGCTATCCTAGTAGACCCCAGTGAtctccagtctctcccagtcccatcccaatAACCCCCCCAGTTCCCCTGAGTCCATTCCAGCAGCCTTTGAGCCCATCCCAGTagcccccagtccatcccagtagcccccagtccatcccagtagCCTTTAAGCCCATCCCAGTagcccccagtccatcccagtagcccccagtccctcccagtgcccccagtctctcccagtttgcccagtaGGCGTGCCTGTCCCCGCAGGCGGGTGCTGGAGGCCGCCACTCTGGCCAACCTGTCCGGCCACTTCTCGTGGGTGGGCTCGGACAGCTGGGGGGCCAAGATGGCGCCggtgcagggcctggaggacGCGGCAGACGGGGCCATCACCATCCTGCCCAAACGAGCCTCGGTGCCCGGTGAGCACCGGGAGGACTGggaggactgggagggactggggggactggggggactgggggttgggggaactgggatggactgggggctactgggagggactgggaggtaCTGGATGGACTGGGGATGCTGGGATGGACTggaggcactggggacactggggggactggggagaCTGAGGGctggggaaactgggatggactgggggctactgggatggactggggggactgggagggctgggagggaatggggacactgggagggaatggggacactgaggggactgGGGGTTGGGGGAACTGGGGAGACTGAGGGctggggaaactgggatggactgagggctactgggatggactgggggctactgggagggactgggggctACTGGGGAGTTATTAGGAGGGACTGGGGTGAattcagaggggctgggggcaacTGGAGAttgctggggggctctgggggttcCAGGGGGGCTCTTAGGGGACTTTGGGGAGACCTGAGGGGTTCTGGGGGGACCCAGGTGGGCTCAGGAGGGTCTCTGGGGGAActcagggggggtttggggggctctgggggacCCCGGGGCTTTGGGGGGTTCATGGGACACTCCAGGATTCTGTGGGACCCCATGGCTCTGTGGGGTCCCTGGTGGCTCTGTGgggtccccatgtccccatgggcTCCCCATGGCTCTGTGGGGTCCCCCCCTGAccccgcggtgtccccgtgtccccccaggctTTGACGAGTACTTCACGTCGCGCTCTCTGGAGAACAACCGCCGCAACCTCTGGTTCCACGAGTTCTGGGAGGACGATTTCAACTGCCGCCTGCCCCACGGCACCGCGCCCCACGGGGACCCCGCGGGGCCACCCGGCGCACCCGTGCGCAAGTGCACAGGTACCCTGCCCTACAGGCACCCTAGAGGGACCCTACAGAGACCCCATGGGTACCCGGCCCTACAGGCACCCTAGAGGGACCCTATAGGGACCCCATGGGTACCCGGCCCTATAGGCACCCTAGAGGGACCCTATAGAGACCCCATGGGTACCCTGCCCTATAGGCACCCTAGAGGGACCCTATAGAGACCCCATGGGTACCCTGCCCTATAGGCACCCTAGAGGGACCCTACAGAGACCCCATGGCTACCCTGCCCTATAGGCACCCTAGAGGGACCCCCTAGCGGGTTTGGGGTGCCcctggtgggtttggggtgccccTGGTGGGTTTAGGGTGCTGTGGCGGGTTTGGGGTGCCCATGTGGGGTCTCTGGTCCCCCAGGGCGGGAGCGCATCGGGCGGGACTCGCCCTACgagcaggaggggaaggtgcAGTTCGTCATCGACGCCGTGCTGGCCATGGCCCATGGGCTGCACTCGATGCTGGGCGAGGCCTGCCCGGGCGgggggctctgtgcccacaTGGACCCCCCCGACGGGCGCCGCCTGCTCACCCACATCCGCAGGGTGGCCTTCAACggtactgggggcactgggagcctACTGGGATATGGGGGGGGCACTGGAGACCAAACCAGGAAccactgggaggcactgggatatactgggggggcactgggagcactggaggCCATACCAGGAAccactgggaggcactgggatatactgggggggcactgggagggagctAGGGGTGCTGAAGAATgtactgggacatactgggaggcactgggatgtACTAGGGGAACTGGGAGCAGGATGGCGGCACTGGGGACCgtactgggacatactgggaggcactggggaggggatggCGGCACTGGAGACCgtactgggacatactgggaggcactggggaggggatggCGGCACTGCAGACCatactgggacatactgggaggcactgggggatAGCAGGATGGGAGCACTGGTGAACATATTGGGAGCACTGGTTTGCCCTGTAGTGGGGGcatgccagggctggggtggtCGCTGACTTCTCCTGCGGGGTGGCAGGGGGTGTCCCTGACCTAGACCGGTgcttactggtttatactggtccatactggtgtGCAGGCAGCGCGGGGACGCCGGTGTCCTTCAATGAGAATGGGGACGCCCCCGGGCGCTACGACATCTTCCAGTTCCAGGGGGGCAACGGCACAGGGGCCTACCGGGCTGTGGGGCAGTgggtgcaggggctgcacctgcaggtgggtctgggacccctgagccccccagagcccaggggtgccccCCAGGGTCAGCTGGGGGGGGATCCCAGTGGCCAACTGGGGGTACTGGGTGGGGGATGCCCCGttctccctggggagggggtgtCCATGGGGGGCTTGGGGGAACCATGGGGTGCTTGTGGGGGGTCTCTGAGGAGGTTTGGGGTATccatgggggggggggtttgggttttccATTGGCTGTTTAGGGTATCCATGGAGGGTTTGGGGGATCCatgggggggggtttgggtttttcattGGCTGTTTAGGGTATCCATGGAGGGTTTGGGGGATCCatgggggggggtttgggttttccATTGGCTGTTTAGGGTATCCATGGAGGGTTTGGGGGATCCATGAGGTGCCCAGGAAGGGTTGCGATGTCCATAGGTTGATCAAGGTGTCCTTGGGGAGGTCTGGGGTGTCCCTGACTGTCCCCCCCACCAGGAGGACGCCATGGCCTGGGGCTCCAACTCGTCCTCGCCGCCACCCTCGGTGTGCAGCCTGCCTTGCGGCCCCGGCGAGCGCAAGAAGCCGGTGAAGGGGGTTccgtgctgctggcactgcgAGCTCTGCGGGGGCTACCAGTACCGGGCCGACCTGTTCACCTGCCTGCCCTGCGCCTCTCACCTGCGGCCCACGCCCAACCGCACCGCCTGCCGCCCCACGCCCGTGCTGCGCCTCAGCTGGGGCCACCCCTGCGCCGCCGTCCCGCTGGCCCTGGCCACGCTGGGGCTCACGGCCACCGCCTTCGTGCTGGCCACCTTCGTGCGGCA from Molothrus aeneus isolate 106 unplaced genomic scaffold, BPBGC_Maene_1.0 scaffold_30, whole genome shotgun sequence carries:
- the LOC136569997 gene encoding metabotropic glutamate receptor 6-like; the protein is MLYALDRVNGDPRVLPNLTLGARILDTCSRDTYALEQALSFVRSLLPPEGGEGSCPDGSAPRRPPPERLVGVIGASASSVSIMVANVLRLFAIPQISYASTAPELSDPGRYEFFSRVVPPDSYQAQAMVAVVRALGWSYVSTLASEGNYGESGVEAFVQSSREAGGLCIAQSIKIPREPKPGEFAKVIGRLMETSTARGVVLFANEDDIRRVLEAATLANLSGHFSWVGSDSWGAKMAPVQGLEDAADGAITILPKRASVPGFDEYFTSRSLENNRRNLWFHEFWEDDFNCRLPHGTAPHGDPAGPPGAPVRKCTGRERIGRDSPYEQEGKVQFVIDAVLAMAHGLHSMLGEACPGGGLCAHMDPPDGRRLLTHIRRVAFNGSAGTPVSFNENGDAPGRYDIFQFQGGNGTGAYRAVGQWVQGLHLQEDAMAWGSNSSSPPPSVCSLPCGPGERKKPVKGVPCCWHCELCGGYQYRADLFTCLPCASHLRPTPNRTACRPTPVLRLSWGHPCAAVPLALATLGLTATAFVLATFVRHHETPIVKASGRELSYVLLAGIALVYAITFLMVAEPGVGVCALRRLFLGMGMSLTYAALLTKTNRIYRIFEQGKRSVTPPRFISPTSQLVITFTLSGLQLVAAATWLLVRPPHALIDYEMGRTPDPEAARGVLRCDMAEGATLACLAYALLLMLTCTVYAVKARGVPETFNEAKPIGFAMYTTCVVWLAFGPIFFGAAQSAERVHVQTATLTVSMSLSASVPLGLLYAPKVYVILLHPERNQPKRRGADPPP
- the LOC136570074 gene encoding activator of basal transcription 1-like, encoding MAGAERDPHGRGEEEEEEEEEEEEEEEEKEEEKEEEEEEEEEEEMEGEEEEGKEEEEGKEEEEERPEGSPAAEAPSDPPSKPVVPGVIYLSFLPPGFGPRQARALLRPHGELGRVFLQPHGGSVRRRRQRPGGPPAVAFAEGWVEFRDKRAAKRAAKILHGAPMAPRPRSPFRHHYWSIKYLPGFRWPHLSERLSYERQVRAQRLRAEVAQAKREGGFYARRASKDPPKTSGDAAAPPRTWGFTQRATEEEIWRRKARPPPAAPPQSLLEKVFGTGR